One part of the Salvelinus fontinalis isolate EN_2023a chromosome 4, ASM2944872v1, whole genome shotgun sequence genome encodes these proteins:
- the lcn15 gene encoding lipocalin-15: protein MFLVVTVFSVMLWTQCINADIHPQQDFDLQRFSGQWYRVGLAYDSPEFVPWRSYVQVSNGNVTYDMDGNANLTVWGTGLKGCMCRVYYYQKTDLPGQFNYFSDRHQILKDITVVESNYTEYGLVVKYKKIVKEFSQVSLYGRSPTLRKELVERFRNYSLSLGFSADSILTPSFVDPCSDCGH from the exons ATGTTTTTAGTGGTGACCGTCTTCAGCGTGATGCTATGGACTCAGTGTATCAATGCTGATATTCATCCACAACAGGACTTTGATCTACAAAGG TTTTCAGGACAGTGGTATCGTGTTGGCCTGGCATATGACTCACCAGAATTTGTGCCATGGAGAAGTTATGTGCAGGTCTCCAATGGGAATGTAACCTATGATATGGATGGCAATGCCAACCTAACCGTATGGGGGACAGG GTTAAAAGGTTGCATGTGCCGTGTGTACTACTACCAGAAGACTGACCTCCCAGGCCAGTTCAACTACTTTAGTGACC GCCATCAGATATTGAAGGACATCACCGTGGTGGAGAGCAATTACACTGAATATGGTCTGGTGGTGAAATACAAGAAGATTGTGAAAGAATTCTCCCAGGTGTCTCTTTATG GTCGCTCACCAACGCTGAGAAAAGAATTGGTGGAGAGATTTAGAAACTATTCTCTGTCTCTGGGATTCTCTGCAGACTCCATTCTGACCCCATCGTTCGTAG ATCCCTGCTCTGATTGCGGACATTAA